The following are encoded in a window of Desulfopila inferna genomic DNA:
- a CDS encoding HAL/PAL/TAL family ammonia-lyase, with the protein MSNTSTVVLNGEDLTYADIVAIGIGDKKVALASQAIERCSASRAYLEDAVRQKKIIYGVNTSYGPMCNKIVNDRDLESLQTNLIISHAAGLGEPILPSIAQAILAVRLNTLVKGYSGVRIELLKLMQGMINSGIAPYIPECGSVGASGDLIHLAHMSLAIIGKGKVYLNKELMNAEEAFEKTDLIPLVLSYKEGLALMNGTAAMTAIAAFTLSGAEKLYNVACVNAAFAVEIFGGIDDAFDEDLHLLKPHPGQIRVAETIKKLYKGTGNITLREDMHERIRSQHHGDVPVFETNINVQDVYSIRCTPQVLAPVRETLDYVTRTIEIEANSTNDNPVVIPEKNKIIHGGNFHGQSISFAMDALCIAISTLCNLSERRTNKLLDKSLNEGLPEHLIPGEVGLNMGFMGAQYLATSSTAENRGLAAPMSVNSISCNASNQDIVSMGTVAARKAFRLVRNAKHIITLEILADLQALSFRNSDKLGHGTGKIYDLLNRHFEVYDDTRIFHDDLLKFRKLLFTGHLFETLSPYLPE; encoded by the coding sequence ATGAGCAATACGTCAACCGTTGTTCTCAATGGTGAGGATCTCACCTATGCCGATATCGTCGCCATTGGCATCGGCGACAAAAAGGTTGCCTTGGCGTCACAGGCGATTGAGCGCTGCAGCGCTTCCAGAGCATATCTGGAGGATGCTGTCAGGCAGAAAAAAATCATCTACGGGGTGAATACGTCCTATGGCCCGATGTGCAATAAAATTGTCAATGACCGCGATCTCGAGTCCTTACAGACCAACCTCATAATCAGTCATGCCGCAGGCCTGGGCGAGCCGATCCTGCCGTCTATAGCTCAGGCAATCCTCGCTGTCAGGCTCAACACCCTGGTAAAGGGATATTCAGGTGTCCGTATCGAACTCCTAAAATTGATGCAGGGGATGATTAATTCCGGTATCGCCCCCTATATTCCTGAATGCGGCAGTGTCGGCGCCTCCGGAGACCTCATCCATCTGGCCCATATGTCTCTTGCCATTATCGGTAAGGGCAAGGTCTATTTGAACAAAGAGCTGATGAATGCCGAAGAGGCTTTTGAAAAGACCGATCTCATACCACTGGTCCTCAGCTACAAGGAAGGTCTGGCCTTGATGAATGGTACGGCGGCTATGACCGCGATTGCTGCCTTCACTCTGTCCGGCGCGGAAAAACTCTATAACGTTGCCTGCGTAAACGCCGCTTTTGCCGTGGAAATATTCGGCGGTATCGACGATGCTTTTGATGAGGATCTTCATCTTCTCAAGCCGCATCCCGGTCAGATTCGTGTTGCCGAAACAATCAAAAAACTCTACAAAGGCACAGGCAACATCACCCTGCGCGAGGACATGCACGAGAGGATCAGGAGCCAGCATCATGGTGATGTCCCCGTGTTCGAAACCAATATCAACGTTCAGGATGTCTATTCTATCCGCTGCACTCCCCAGGTATTGGCGCCGGTCCGGGAGACCCTCGATTATGTCACCAGAACCATCGAAATCGAGGCAAATTCGACCAACGACAATCCCGTCGTCATTCCGGAGAAAAATAAAATTATCCATGGCGGCAACTTCCATGGTCAGAGCATCAGCTTTGCCATGGATGCTCTTTGTATTGCCATTTCGACCTTATGCAATCTCTCTGAGCGACGCACCAACAAGCTTCTCGATAAAAGCCTGAACGAGGGTTTGCCGGAACACCTGATTCCCGGAGAAGTCGGACTCAACATGGGATTTATGGGAGCGCAGTATCTCGCCACCTCCTCAACAGCTGAAAACAGAGGGCTTGCCGCGCCCATGAGCGTCAACTCCATATCCTGTAACGCTTCGAACCAGGATATAGTCAGTATGGGGACAGTAGCTGCCCGCAAAGCATTCCGGCTGGTGAGAAATGCCAAGCATATAATTACTTTGGAAATATTGGCGGATCTCCAGGCTTTGTCCTTTCGAAATTCCGACAAACTGGGTCATGGAACCGGGAAAATTTATGATTTACTGAACCGTCACTTTGAAGTGTATGACGATACACGCATCTTTCATGATGACTTGCTGAAATTCCGCAAACTCCTCTTCACCGGTCATCTCTTCGAAACACTTTCTCCATATCTTCCAGAATAA
- a CDS encoding acyloxyacyl hydrolase — protein MPKKFNLPYLIVLICLFQAMLLSYPQKATAREAENSDTDRWAILTGYGSSHPGWGETETRVETIDLALRRKIVIFEDMGKSWYSGSHSLLIELPLHFLLDYDTPMAGLNFLANYTFSACALHPYVFAGGGPVYVDADIPGMGSDWNGNYQIGFGVQLPMKNDHTFFVEARYHHISNGGIEEPNVPLNSAKFLVGMTF, from the coding sequence ATGCCGAAAAAATTCAACCTCCCATATCTTATCGTTCTCATCTGCCTTTTTCAGGCGATGCTGCTCAGTTACCCCCAAAAAGCTACTGCGCGGGAAGCAGAGAATTCCGATACTGATCGATGGGCGATCCTCACCGGCTATGGTTCGAGTCATCCGGGCTGGGGGGAGACCGAGACGCGGGTCGAGACCATTGATCTCGCTCTGCGGCGAAAAATTGTCATCTTTGAGGATATGGGAAAGTCATGGTATAGCGGTTCTCATTCATTGCTCATCGAACTGCCGCTGCACTTTCTCCTCGATTATGACACGCCGATGGCCGGGCTAAATTTTTTAGCAAACTACACCTTCAGCGCCTGTGCTTTACACCCATATGTCTTTGCCGGAGGCGGGCCTGTATATGTCGATGCCGACATTCCGGGAATGGGATCGGACTGGAACGGAAACTACCAGATAGGTTTCGGCGTACAGCTTCCCATGAAAAACGACCATACCTTCTTTGTCGAGGCACGCTACCATCACATCTCCAATGGTGGCATAGAAGAACCGAATGTACCCCTCAATTCCGCGAAATTCTTAGTTGGAATGACTTTTTGA